In a genomic window of Salminus brasiliensis chromosome 12, fSalBra1.hap2, whole genome shotgun sequence:
- the gpr139 gene encoding probable G-protein coupled receptor 139 produces MSTVTQGQTPFFLFPAARLCAWSSEQLQPNSLPGCPLGPLPVIYYSTLLCLGLPANILTVIILSQLVLRRQKSSYNYLLALAVADILVLLLIVFVDFLLEDFILGAPLPPSLNKTVQVLEFSSMHTSIWITVPLTVDRYIAVCHPLRYHTISYPARTRKVILTVYTGCLLSSAPFYWWPELWHGLSSASGGSSSSVGQHVLVWVHCATVYLLPCSVFFSLNAVIVRKLRCRRSCFRLRGYSTGKTTAILLVITSVFAVLWAPRTIMVLYHLYTAQPAKPSSARLLHLVTDVANMLALLNTGVNFFLYCFISKRFRAMAATVLKSFFRCKNQSPPFYASHNFSITSSPWISPANSHCIKMLVYQYDKNGKPVCISS; encoded by the exons ATGTCGACTGTCACACAAGGGCAGAcccctttctttctgtttcctgCAGCACGGCTGTG TGCCTGGAGCTCAGAGCAACTGCAGCCCAACAGCCTGCCGGGCTGCCCTCTTGGACCTCTGCCGGTCATCTATTACAGTACCCTGCTTTGTCTTGGGCTGCCAG CAAACATTCTCACAGTCATCATCCTGTCTCAGCTGGTGCTGCGCCGTCAGAAGTCATCCTACAATTATCTCCTGGCTCTTGCTGTGGCTGACATCCTTGTCCTCCTTCTTATTGTGTTTGTTGACTTCCTATTGGAAGATTTCATCCTTGGAGCCCCTTTGCCACCATCTCTGAACAAGACGGTGCAGGTACTAGAGTTCTCCTCCATGCACACCTCCATTTGGATTACTGTGCCTCTAACAGTTGACCGCTACATTGCTGTCTGTCACCCTCTACGCTACCACACAATCTCCTACCCAGCACGCACTCGCAAAGTGATCTTAACTGTGTATACCGGGTGCCTACTCTCTAGCGCCCCATTTTACTGGTGGCCTGAGCTGTGGCATGGGCTTTCAAGTGCAAGTGGaggaagcagcagcagtgttggGCAGCATGTGCTGGTGTGGGTACACTGTGCTACTGTGTACTTGCTTCCCTGCTCAGTTTTCTTTTCACTTAATGCAGTGATTGTGCGAAAACTTCGTTGCAGGCGTAGCTGCTTTCGTCTCCGCGGCTACTCCACTGGAAAGACCACTGCCATCCTGCTGGTTATCACCTCCGTGTTTGCTGTACTGTGGGCACCACGGACAATCATGGTCCTGTATCACCTGTACACTGCACAACCAGCCAAGCCCAGCTCTGCGCGCCTGCTTCACCTGGTCACTGATGTGGCCAACATGTTGGCGCTGCTTAATACTGGAGTCAACTTCTTCTTGTACTGCTTTATTAGCAAGCGCTTCCGAGCCATGGCTGCCACAGTCCTCAAGTCCTTTTTCCGCTGCAAGAACCAGTCGCCACCCTTCTATGCCAGCCACAACTTTTCCATCACCAGCAGCCCCTGGATCTCACCAGCCAATTCCCACTGCATTAAAATGCTTGTTTACCAGTATGACAAGAATGGTAAGCCAGTGTGCATATCATCCTGA